In the Saprospiraceae bacterium genome, one interval contains:
- a CDS encoding PepSY domain-containing protein yields the protein MRHTRQYYLRRLHRYMGVTIGIQFLLWTIGGLYFSWSDMDEIHGDYQRRPAPLLVPDTADWVSPSVVVQNLRAAGESPDSILSLRLVPVLDAVCWQVVFFEKNARHRHPRKVRLADAKTGALRRALSKEEAVEVAARQFNGTPTLLSAVYLDEMPPDHEYRENALPAWAVTFEHSSKTVVYVAAELGTVEKFRNEKWRWFDWLWMLHVMDYESRDHIGNWLLRVFSVLGLLTICSGFALFMVTSPTLRKLYK from the coding sequence ATGCGCCACACCCGTCAATACTACCTCCGCCGATTGCACCGCTACATGGGCGTGACCATTGGGATTCAATTTTTGCTTTGGACTATCGGGGGGCTGTATTTCAGTTGGTCGGACATGGACGAGATACACGGCGATTATCAGCGCCGGCCGGCGCCGCTGCTAGTGCCGGATACGGCAGACTGGGTATCGCCCTCGGTGGTCGTGCAGAACCTGCGAGCAGCGGGTGAAAGCCCCGACAGCATCCTCAGTCTGCGCTTGGTCCCGGTGCTGGACGCGGTGTGCTGGCAGGTGGTTTTTTTTGAAAAAAATGCCCGCCACCGGCATCCGCGAAAAGTGCGGCTTGCCGATGCCAAAACCGGCGCACTGCGCCGGGCCTTGTCGAAAGAAGAAGCGGTGGAAGTTGCGGCCCGGCAATTCAACGGCACACCGACTTTGCTATCGGCGGTGTACCTCGATGAAATGCCTCCCGACCACGAATACCGGGAAAATGCCTTGCCCGCCTGGGCCGTCACTTTCGAACATTCTTCCAAAACCGTTGTGTATGTCGCTGCCGAATTGGGCACGGTGGAAAAATTCCGCAACGAAAAATGGCGGTGGTTCGATTGGCTCTGGATGCTGCACGTGATGGACTACGAAAGCCGCGACCACATCGGCAATTGGCTGTTGCGGGTATTTTCAGTGCTGGGGCTGTTGACCATTTGTTCGGGTTTTGCGTTGTTTATGGTTACTTCACCAACACTACGCAAATTGTATAAGTGA
- a CDS encoding DUF2911 domain-containing protein: MEDFPNYHPMIVHFPIVLLLLAAVMQLAGFFVKNKGFHYTILALAVLGYASAYFAAAWRHPQIEREAVSAAVLAIFDEHQLYARWSVYLGGAGAVLKGIELYFRQRFFLAALTALALLGAAAAVAISGHHGAELVHKYGVGPKGEFLKKKPVGAAQAVVYDNPNAVENDTTPKSIKAMTVGKIGAVTVTIQYSSPKVRGRAIWGDLVPFEKVWVTGANNATSIEFDRAVEVAGTVIPAGKYAFFTIPGKETWTLILNKNWEQHLADEYDPKDDVVRTEVKPEPAPHTERLQYFVDSPMGDAAEGGVSMAWDTLKIRMAVKVKF; the protein is encoded by the coding sequence ATGGAAGATTTTCCAAACTATCACCCCATGATTGTCCACTTCCCGATTGTGTTGCTGTTGCTGGCAGCGGTGATGCAATTGGCGGGCTTTTTTGTGAAAAACAAGGGGTTTCACTACACAATTCTGGCGTTGGCGGTGCTGGGCTACGCCTCGGCCTATTTTGCCGCCGCATGGCGGCATCCGCAAATCGAGCGGGAAGCGGTGAGCGCGGCGGTGTTGGCAATTTTTGACGAGCACCAACTCTATGCGCGTTGGTCGGTGTATCTGGGCGGTGCGGGAGCGGTGCTGAAAGGCATCGAACTTTATTTTCGGCAGCGATTCTTTTTGGCTGCATTGACCGCATTGGCATTACTTGGCGCAGCGGCGGCAGTCGCGATTTCGGGACATCACGGTGCGGAGTTGGTACATAAATACGGGGTGGGGCCGAAGGGGGAATTTTTGAAAAAGAAGCCGGTTGGCGCTGCCCAGGCGGTGGTTTACGACAATCCGAATGCGGTCGAAAATGACACCACGCCCAAAAGCATCAAAGCGATGACCGTCGGAAAAATCGGGGCCGTCACCGTCACCATTCAGTATTCCTCCCCCAAAGTGCGCGGGCGGGCGATTTGGGGCGATTTGGTGCCGTTTGAAAAAGTGTGGGTCACGGGCGCGAACAATGCCACCTCCATCGAATTTGACCGCGCCGTGGAAGTGGCCGGCACGGTGATTCCGGCGGGCAAGTATGCCTTTTTTACCATTCCCGGAAAGGAAACCTGGACGCTGATTTTGAACAAGAACTGGGAACAACACCTTGCGGACGAGTACGACCCGAAAGACGACGTGGTGCGCACGGAGGTCAAGCCCGAACCCGCTCCGCACACGGAACGATTGCAATATTTTGTGGACTCGCCGATGGGTGATGCTGCCGAGGGCGGCGTTTCGATGGCTTGGGATACTTTGAAAATTCGGATGGCGGTGAAGGTTAAGTTTTGA
- a CDS encoding T9SS type A sorting domain-containing protein, whose amino-acid sequence MLHTSFFKKYCLLALLMCVQGGLLAQTPTDEPPCLFDALFPPGTLQAAEARIGAALGQMKVAGAPENSNDIRIIPVVVHVIHNGGSENISNAQVERQIEILNEDYGKLPGSPGNGTGVDTRVRFCLAKTDPQGRCTDGIVRLKTTLTNHQPVDRSTLKNLSFWDNTRYLNMYVVKSISGNVGGYSSFPYSPPDEDGLVVRHNLFGDDGTAAASGGRTTTHEVGHWFGLYHTFNGGCGQDTCADGDYVCDTPPVADPNYSCNLNANSCGNDSPNLPDQVRNYMDYTPDECKNMFTQGQKDRITATLDTVRTLIWSPDNLVATGCDSAYVAPPVCPVAADFVTLTPQVCLGGKVYFIDRSLNLATSWQWFFPGGTPASSVLQNPTVTYDSLGIFSVMLVAANANGSDTLFLENYINVTEPGIGQSLPFSANFDDGMFPPTGTEIYNPDLGITWELDSAAAHSAPYSARIDNLVNINYGTRDEIVLPFLDLSTSNPDSALLLTFWWAYARSDPNYSDELIVQISKDCGVNYTNILTKSGNALVTGPTQTTPFIPTAAQWKKATVNLFQYKTEQYVKIRFVNVTDGGNRLYLDDIQINGGLVTATGEPGQYGLPLRLFPNPAFDRVQVRADGGWDEPMHIRVYDNLGRLLRDYGASAAGTLDLTGLPNGLLFVKIESAGRIASFRLMKEK is encoded by the coding sequence ATGTTACATACCTCTTTTTTCAAAAAATACTGCTTGTTGGCCCTCTTGATGTGTGTGCAAGGCGGTTTGTTGGCTCAAACGCCGACCGACGAGCCGCCTTGCCTTTTCGATGCCTTGTTTCCGCCGGGCACATTGCAGGCAGCCGAAGCGCGGATCGGCGCGGCGCTTGGCCAAATGAAGGTAGCCGGTGCGCCCGAAAACAGCAACGACATCAGGATTATCCCCGTGGTGGTACACGTCATCCACAACGGCGGCTCCGAAAATATCAGCAACGCGCAGGTCGAGCGACAAATCGAAATCCTCAATGAAGACTACGGCAAACTGCCCGGCAGTCCGGGCAACGGCACGGGCGTGGACACCCGGGTGCGGTTTTGTTTGGCGAAAACCGACCCGCAAGGGCGCTGCACCGACGGCATCGTGCGGCTGAAAACGACGCTGACCAACCACCAGCCGGTGGACAGGTCAACACTGAAAAATCTGTCGTTTTGGGACAACACCCGCTACCTGAATATGTACGTGGTCAAAAGCATCAGCGGCAACGTGGGCGGTTATTCTTCTTTCCCGTATTCACCGCCCGACGAGGACGGCCTTGTGGTGCGGCACAACCTGTTTGGCGACGACGGAACAGCCGCGGCCTCCGGTGGACGGACGACGACACACGAGGTAGGGCACTGGTTCGGGTTGTACCACACGTTCAACGGCGGCTGCGGTCAGGACACCTGCGCTGACGGCGATTATGTGTGCGATACGCCACCGGTGGCCGACCCCAACTACTCTTGTAACCTGAACGCCAATTCTTGCGGAAACGACAGTCCCAACCTGCCCGACCAGGTGCGCAACTACATGGACTACACGCCCGACGAATGCAAAAATATGTTCACCCAGGGGCAAAAAGACCGCATCACGGCCACGCTCGACACGGTTCGCACGCTCATTTGGTCGCCTGACAATCTGGTCGCCACCGGCTGCGACAGCGCATACGTAGCGCCGCCGGTCTGCCCGGTTGCGGCGGATTTTGTCACGCTGACGCCACAGGTTTGCCTCGGCGGGAAGGTTTATTTCATAGACCGCTCGTTGAACCTGGCGACTTCCTGGCAGTGGTTTTTCCCCGGCGGTACGCCCGCAAGTTCCGTTTTGCAAAACCCGACCGTGACTTACGACAGCCTGGGCATATTTTCCGTCATGCTCGTTGCCGCCAATGCCAACGGCAGCGATACGCTCTTTTTGGAAAATTACATCAACGTCACCGAGCCGGGCATCGGTCAGTCGTTGCCGTTTTCGGCCAACTTCGACGACGGGATGTTCCCGCCGACGGGCACGGAAATCTACAATCCCGACCTCGGCATCACCTGGGAGTTGGACTCGGCGGCAGCCCATTCGGCGCCTTATTCTGCCCGCATTGACAATTTGGTGAACATCAACTACGGCACCCGCGACGAAATCGTACTGCCTTTTCTCGACCTGAGCACATCCAACCCCGATTCGGCGCTGTTGCTGACCTTTTGGTGGGCTTACGCTCGATCCGATCCGAATTATTCGGACGAACTTATCGTGCAGATTTCCAAAGACTGCGGGGTGAATTACACCAACATCCTGACCAAATCGGGTAACGCGCTCGTGACTGGCCCGACACAGACCACACCGTTCATTCCCACCGCAGCGCAATGGAAGAAAGCGACGGTCAACCTTTTCCAGTACAAAACCGAGCAGTACGTAAAAATCCGTTTCGTGAACGTGACGGACGGCGGCAACCGGCTGTATCTCGACGATATCCAAATCAACGGCGGCTTGGTGACGGCCACCGGCGAGCCGGGTCAATACGGATTGCCGCTGCGCTTGTTTCCGAATCCGGCCTTTGACCGCGTGCAAGTGCGGGCAGACGGAGGCTGGGACGAGCCGATGCACATTCGCGTATATGACAACCTGGGCCGGTTGCTGCGCGATTACGGCGCTTCCGCTGCCGGTACACTCGACTTGACGGGGCTGCCCAACGGATTGCTTTTCGTAAAAATAGAATCCGCAGGGCGCATAGCGTCCTTTCGGTTGATGAAAGAAAAATAA
- a CDS encoding T9SS type A sorting domain-containing protein, which produces MKMTLRLTLLIALLLLWCAPILNAQCQPDETEVRLIIETDTYGFETFWSLAPAGNACNQTPIATGGNTNQVGCTGGGQQDATTAFGYNDNATVNAGPWCLKTDSAYTLYHVDDYGDGGAKFTIMIGDYPVYQFKSVGNGGQYNFTVTLPLAYNAALSRISTYGFNDLKPTAVHGQIFNMGASAIDTIDLSYSVNGGAPLTETLTGLNVEPFTSAHFSLSNLWTPTDTGFYTLQVWLSNINGNADLSTANDTLGKAVYFRAPKPVLIDQYLTDSVIIKTIGVAADGLDKPRDLAFAPTPAPNLWVVNKKTEASGGSTVTYFDAGLPTQDAQLKKDQNSWHFMSLPTGIAFSYNGNFATSPGVLDANHQGSTAHFTGPALWTSDWSVYAEPSGGNGSHLDMLHQSPFSMGIEWEEENVFWVNDGYNQNIARYDFGEDHGPGNDDHSDGIVHRYTEIQVDRIDDHIANHLALDRESGLLYIVDNGNKRVLRLDIHSGTPTANLTPYAEPLHEYKAVTGADWSVYIDSLSKPSGIAVIGDYLLVSDYGTGEIIFYDRSGDEGVELGRFDTGPGGIMGIEIGPDGKIWYVNTTQNKVYQLDYTPFTVAANEPGNEPVFSVSPNPTSGAFELRFGAGQDISNYRLRVMNALGQLVSDQPVSGSSSVRVDLSGQPDGYYLVQIADQKGSRTERVLLSRR; this is translated from the coding sequence ATGAAAATGACACTACGCCTTACCTTATTGATTGCACTATTATTGTTATGGTGCGCCCCAATCCTAAATGCCCAATGCCAGCCCGACGAGACGGAAGTCCGCCTCATCATTGAAACCGATACTTACGGTTTCGAAACCTTTTGGTCGCTGGCGCCTGCCGGTAATGCCTGCAACCAAACACCCATCGCCACCGGCGGCAATACCAACCAGGTGGGCTGCACCGGCGGCGGCCAGCAGGACGCCACCACCGCTTTCGGTTACAACGACAACGCAACCGTCAATGCCGGGCCGTGGTGCCTGAAAACAGATTCCGCATACACGCTTTACCATGTGGACGACTACGGCGACGGCGGCGCGAAGTTTACGATTATGATTGGCGACTACCCCGTTTATCAGTTCAAAAGCGTGGGGAACGGCGGCCAGTACAATTTCACGGTGACGCTGCCGCTTGCCTACAACGCCGCCTTGTCGAGAATCAGCACCTACGGTTTCAACGACCTGAAACCGACCGCGGTGCATGGCCAGATTTTCAACATGGGCGCTTCGGCGATTGATACCATTGACCTGAGTTATTCGGTGAACGGCGGCGCTCCGTTGACCGAGACGCTGACCGGGCTGAACGTCGAGCCGTTCACATCCGCTCATTTCAGCCTTTCCAATTTGTGGACGCCGACAGACACCGGGTTTTACACACTTCAAGTTTGGCTGAGCAATATCAACGGCAATGCCGACCTGAGCACGGCCAATGACACACTCGGCAAAGCGGTTTATTTCAGGGCGCCCAAGCCGGTGCTGATTGACCAATACCTGACTGATTCCGTGATTATCAAAACGATTGGTGTCGCTGCCGACGGCTTAGACAAGCCCCGCGATCTGGCTTTTGCGCCGACGCCCGCTCCCAACCTTTGGGTGGTGAACAAAAAAACCGAGGCCAGCGGCGGCAGCACGGTCACTTATTTCGATGCAGGGCTGCCGACGCAGGATGCGCAACTGAAAAAAGACCAGAACTCCTGGCATTTCATGTCGCTGCCGACGGGCATCGCATTTAGCTACAATGGCAATTTCGCCACCTCGCCCGGTGTATTAGACGCTAACCATCAAGGCAGTACAGCACATTTCACCGGCCCGGCGCTATGGACGAGTGATTGGTCGGTGTATGCCGAACCCTCCGGCGGCAACGGCAGCCACCTCGATATGCTGCACCAAAGTCCGTTCAGCATGGGCATCGAGTGGGAGGAAGAAAACGTGTTTTGGGTGAACGACGGCTACAATCAGAACATCGCCCGCTATGACTTCGGCGAAGACCACGGCCCCGGCAATGACGACCACTCCGACGGCATCGTGCATCGCTACACGGAAATACAGGTGGACAGGATTGACGACCACATTGCCAATCACCTGGCGCTCGACCGCGAAAGCGGCCTGCTTTACATCGTGGACAACGGAAACAAGCGGGTACTTCGCCTGGATATCCACTCCGGCACCCCAACCGCCAACCTGACGCCCTACGCCGAACCTTTGCACGAATACAAAGCCGTGACTGGCGCCGACTGGTCGGTGTACATTGATAGCCTTAGCAAACCGAGCGGCATCGCGGTCATCGGCGATTATCTGCTGGTGTCGGACTACGGAACCGGCGAAATCATCTTTTACGACCGCAGCGGCGACGAAGGCGTGGAACTGGGCCGATTCGATACCGGTCCGGGCGGCATTATGGGCATTGAAATCGGGCCTGACGGGAAAATCTGGTACGTGAACACCACGCAAAACAAGGTCTATCAATTAGACTACACCCCTTTCACGGTGGCGGCCAACGAACCGGGCAACGAGCCGGTATTTTCGGTGTCGCCCAATCCTACGAGCGGCGCTTTCGAGCTGCGATTTGGCGCCGGGCAGGATATTTCAAACTACCGGCTGCGTGTGATGAACGCTCTGGGGCAACTGGTATCGGACCAACCCGTTTCAGGCTCTTCATCGGTGCGCGTTGATTTGTCCGGTCAGCCAGACGGGTATTATCTCGTACAGATTGCCGACCAGAAAGGCAGCCGTACCGAGCGGGTGTTGCTATCGCGCAGGTAG
- a CDS encoding Crp/Fnr family transcriptional regulator, whose protein sequence is MTEQSLAAIAPSWELWRHLTRSEQKTLLQSARIQSLPRFHVLFDEDEEGTFLHVLITGRLKVFKTADDERQVVLYLMRDGETIGEHLIDKPGAYGYTAESISDSVILLLRLDALREIIRQNLSFCRGFNGLIFTRLQKAENRMLNYRFNRTEERVCFFLKEMVEHDSRKLVTGEREIKFLMTQAFIGDMVSVSRQQVTLVLRNLAKRRILKYNRRRLIIFRPDLL, encoded by the coding sequence ATGACAGAACAATCATTAGCGGCAATCGCTCCATCATGGGAACTATGGCGCCATCTGACCCGGTCGGAGCAAAAGACTCTGCTTCAATCGGCAAGGATTCAATCTTTGCCCCGGTTTCATGTATTGTTCGATGAAGACGAAGAAGGTACGTTTCTCCACGTTTTGATTACAGGAAGATTAAAAGTTTTTAAAACAGCGGATGACGAAAGGCAAGTGGTGTTGTACCTGATGCGCGACGGCGAAACCATAGGTGAGCACCTGATAGACAAGCCGGGAGCGTATGGATATACCGCAGAGTCGATTTCGGACAGCGTTATTCTGCTCCTTCGGTTGGACGCGCTTCGAGAAATTATCCGCCAGAATCTCTCCTTTTGCCGGGGGTTCAACGGTTTGATATTTACGCGTTTGCAAAAAGCCGAAAACCGGATGCTCAATTACCGTTTCAATCGGACAGAAGAACGGGTTTGTTTTTTCCTGAAAGAAATGGTCGAGCATGACTCGCGGAAGCTCGTCACCGGTGAACGGGAAATAAAATTCTTAATGACGCAGGCTTTCATCGGAGACATGGTTTCTGTCTCCCGGCAACAGGTTACGCTGGTGTTGCGCAACCTGGCAAAACGAAGGATTCTAAAATACAATCGGCGGCGGCTGATCATTTTTCGACCGGATTTGCTGTAA
- a CDS encoding c-type cytochrome encodes MKKLLLLILPALFFAACDSKDPVEPPATYDPTPYNLDVGYFPAPDLPADNKLTVAGVQLGRMLFYEPMLSKDGSQACADCHKQPDAFSDIRQFSIGVEGLPGKRQAMAVMNLAWHHNGLFWDGRAPHVRDQALKPIQDPLEMNETLPNVVAKLSADKKYTDQFIRAFGDATVTSERVGLALEQFMLTMVSNNAKYDKWKNGQATLSDSEERGRVLFFTEFDPFGSERGAECFHCHAGFNFTNDEFMNNGLDTDAEQTDEGRRKVTNDPLDQAKFKVPSLRNVALTPPYMHDGRFATLEAVIDHYNTGVKQSATMDELLQYNIQPGGLQMTVQDKADLVAFLKTLTDETFLTNPAYQKPE; translated from the coding sequence ATGAAAAAACTACTTCTCCTGATACTTCCGGCCTTGTTCTTTGCCGCCTGCGATTCCAAAGACCCCGTCGAGCCGCCTGCCACCTACGACCCTACGCCCTACAACCTCGATGTGGGCTATTTCCCCGCCCCGGATTTGCCTGCCGACAACAAACTGACGGTGGCCGGCGTGCAACTGGGGCGGATGCTGTTTTACGAGCCGATGTTGTCGAAAGATGGTTCGCAAGCCTGCGCCGACTGCCACAAACAGCCTGATGCGTTTTCGGACATTCGCCAATTCAGCATCGGCGTGGAAGGTTTGCCCGGCAAGCGCCAGGCGATGGCGGTGATGAATTTGGCTTGGCACCACAACGGCTTGTTCTGGGACGGGCGGGCGCCGCACGTGCGCGACCAGGCACTCAAACCCATTCAGGATCCGCTCGAAATGAACGAAACGCTGCCCAACGTGGTGGCCAAACTTTCGGCAGACAAAAAGTACACCGACCAGTTCATCCGCGCCTTTGGCGACGCCACGGTGACTTCCGAGCGCGTGGGACTGGCCTTGGAGCAGTTCATGCTGACGATGGTGTCGAACAACGCCAAATACGACAAGTGGAAAAACGGCCAGGCGACGCTGAGCGACAGCGAAGAGCGGGGCCGGGTGCTGTTTTTCACCGAGTTCGACCCTTTCGGATCGGAGCGCGGGGCCGAGTGCTTTCACTGCCATGCGGGGTTCAATTTTACCAACGATGAATTTATGAACAACGGCCTCGACACCGATGCCGAACAGACTGACGAAGGCCGGCGAAAAGTGACCAACGACCCGCTGGACCAAGCCAAGTTCAAAGTGCCCAGCCTGCGCAACGTGGCGTTGACTCCACCCTATATGCACGACGGGCGTTTCGCGACTTTGGAAGCGGTGATTGACCATTACAACACGGGTGTGAAACAATCGGCCACGATGGACGAACTCTTGCAGTACAACATTCAGCCCGGCGGACTGCAAATGACCGTCCAGGACAAAGCCGATTTGGTGGCTTTTTTGAAAACGCTGACAGATGAGACGTTTCTGACGAATCCGGCGTATCAGAAGCCGGAATAA
- a CDS encoding c-type cytochrome produces the protein MKQVCFVTICLAIALAACRKELPEVSPVEPEPLLAVPPGFPNPAFPDGNELTPARWALGKKLFYDPVMSSDSTLSCASCHHAAKAFSDTVAFSPGVAGRPGTRNAPTLANIGYHPYFTREGGVPTLEMQILVPIQEHNEFDFNILLIAERLLRDTAYTRMSQEAYGRSPDAFIITRSIACFERTFISGQSRYDQYFFQKKNAALTATEKRGMDLFFSEKTDCSQCHTGFNITNYAFENNGLYADYPDPGRFRLTELESDRARFKVPTLRNAALTAPYMHDGSLPTLEAVVEHYNSGGQPHPNKSTLIRPLALTATEKADLVAFLNSLTDEAFISNPKFRQN, from the coding sequence ATGAAACAAGTCTGCTTCGTCACGATATGTCTGGCAATTGCGCTTGCCGCTTGCCGGAAAGAACTTCCGGAGGTGTCACCTGTGGAGCCTGAGCCGCTGTTGGCCGTACCGCCGGGCTTTCCCAATCCGGCATTTCCGGATGGGAATGAACTGACGCCCGCGCGTTGGGCTTTGGGTAAAAAACTGTTTTACGACCCGGTGATGTCGAGCGACAGCACTCTTTCCTGTGCGTCGTGTCACCACGCTGCCAAAGCGTTCAGCGATACGGTGGCATTCAGTCCCGGCGTGGCCGGCCGGCCGGGTACGCGCAACGCGCCCACGCTGGCGAACATCGGATATCATCCCTATTTCACTCGTGAGGGCGGTGTGCCGACGCTGGAAATGCAAATTCTGGTGCCCATCCAGGAGCACAACGAATTCGATTTCAACATTCTGCTGATTGCGGAGCGACTCTTGCGCGATACGGCATATACCCGCATGAGCCAGGAGGCATACGGCCGCAGCCCGGATGCTTTCATCATTACGCGCTCGATAGCCTGTTTCGAGCGGACCTTCATCAGCGGGCAAAGCCGTTACGACCAATATTTTTTTCAGAAAAAAAACGCGGCGCTTACGGCGACTGAAAAACGCGGCATGGACTTGTTTTTTTCCGAAAAAACCGACTGTTCGCAGTGCCACACGGGGTTCAACATCACGAATTACGCTTTTGAAAACAACGGCCTTTACGCCGATTATCCCGATCCCGGCCGCTTCCGGCTGACTGAACTGGAAAGCGACCGCGCCCGCTTCAAGGTGCCGACACTGCGCAACGCCGCGCTCACCGCGCCGTATATGCACGACGGCTCGCTGCCGACTTTGGAGGCGGTGGTGGAACATTACAATTCGGGAGGGCAGCCGCACCCAAACAAAAGCACGCTGATTCGACCGCTGGCCTTGACAGCCACTGAAAAGGCCGATTTGGTGGCGTTTTTGAACAGCCTGACCGACGAAGCATTCATCAGCAATCCAAAATTTCGTCAAAATTGA
- a CDS encoding T9SS type A sorting domain-containing protein, producing MKKLLLSCLAFLAVWSVAQAQSNLELHLSPRLGNAPFALNTPVSAGSYDYKITRLEYYISEIKITHDGGQESAMTDMYLLVRPAVDSMYDLGSHPDITNVESITFSVGVDQAHNHLDPASYPASHPLAPQNPAMQWGWSAGYRFVAIEGVAGNNFANIFEIHALGDANYKTVTLSTAAETHPNGDKTIHLVADYSQVLNSINVSAGLIVHGSSGKAVTLMNNMKNVVFTAETSATLDPAFEGTFSVSPNPAVSGKAVAAMTLPAGFDYRISLTDLAGRVVLNQPVATGSQSFAFDQALNAGVYFVHLWQNERPVAVEKLVVTQ from the coding sequence ATGAAAAAACTGCTTCTCTCCTGCCTTGCCTTTCTTGCCGTGTGGTCGGTCGCACAGGCCCAGAGCAATCTCGAATTGCATCTTTCGCCGCGCCTCGGCAACGCGCCTTTTGCGCTGAACACGCCCGTTTCCGCCGGTTCGTATGACTACAAAATCACCCGTCTGGAATACTACATTTCCGAAATCAAAATCACCCACGACGGCGGTCAGGAATCGGCCATGACGGACATGTACCTGCTGGTGCGCCCGGCGGTGGACAGCATGTATGACCTCGGCTCGCACCCGGACATCACCAACGTGGAAAGTATCACGTTTTCGGTGGGCGTGGACCAGGCGCACAATCACCTCGACCCGGCTTCTTACCCGGCCAGCCACCCGCTCGCGCCGCAAAATCCGGCCATGCAATGGGGCTGGTCGGCGGGTTACCGCTTCGTGGCCATCGAGGGCGTGGCGGGCAACAACTTCGCCAATATCTTCGAAATCCACGCGCTCGGCGATGCAAACTACAAGACTGTAACGCTCTCCACAGCTGCGGAAACCCACCCGAACGGCGACAAAACCATTCACTTAGTGGCCGACTATTCGCAGGTGCTGAACAGCATCAACGTGTCGGCGGGTCTGATTGTACACGGCTCATCCGGCAAAGCCGTGACGCTGATGAACAACATGAAAAACGTCGTTTTCACCGCCGAGACTTCGGCCACGCTCGACCCGGCGTTTGAGGGCACGTTCAGCGTGTCGCCCAATCCGGCCGTTTCCGGCAAGGCCGTGGCCGCGATGACTTTGCCCGCGGGCTTCGACTACCGCATTTCGCTGACCGATTTGGCGGGCCGCGTGGTGTTGAATCAGCCGGTAGCGACGGGCAGTCAGTCGTTTGCTTTCGACCAGGCCCTTAACGCGGGCGTGTATTTCGTCCACTTGTGGCAGAATGAGCGCCCGGTGGCAGTGGAAAAATTAGTCGTCACGCAGTAA